A window of Xylophilus sp. GW821-FHT01B05 contains these coding sequences:
- a CDS encoding LysE family translocator: MSHTLLLFALVAFIGIATPGPTVLLALSNGSRLGVRASLPGVAGAVLSDFVLIAAVAMGLGALLAASEFWFSVVKWVGVAYLAYLGLRMLRSKGTLALPDAAAPAGRASARAVFQRSFLVAVTNPKGYLFFSAFLPQFIVPGQPQLAQYVALALVFASIDAMVMLGYAAAGAQAIRLLRAHGVLWLDRVCGGALLALAGSLAFYRRQA, translated from the coding sequence ATGTCCCACACACTGCTCCTCTTCGCTCTGGTCGCCTTCATCGGCATTGCCACGCCCGGCCCTACGGTGCTGCTGGCGCTCTCCAATGGCTCGCGCCTGGGCGTGCGGGCTTCGCTGCCGGGAGTGGCGGGGGCCGTGCTGTCGGACTTTGTGCTGATTGCCGCAGTCGCCATGGGCCTGGGGGCCTTGCTGGCGGCGTCGGAGTTCTGGTTCTCCGTGGTCAAGTGGGTGGGCGTGGCCTACCTGGCCTATCTGGGCCTGCGCATGCTGCGCTCCAAGGGCACGCTGGCGTTGCCAGATGCGGCGGCACCGGCTGGCCGCGCCTCTGCGCGCGCGGTGTTCCAGCGCAGCTTTTTGGTGGCCGTGACCAATCCCAAGGGCTATTTGTTCTTCTCGGCCTTTTTGCCGCAGTTCATCGTGCCGGGGCAGCCGCAGTTGGCGCAGTACGTGGCGTTGGCCCTGGTCTTTGCCAGCATCGATGCCATGGTCATGCTGGGCTACGCCGCTGCCGGCGCGCAGGCCATCCGCCTGCTGCGCGCGCATGGCGTGTTGTGGCTGGACCGGGTATGCGGCGGCGCCTTGCTGGCGCTGGCCGGCTCATTGGCTTTCTATCGTCGTCAAGCCTGA
- a CDS encoding GNAT family N-acetyltransferase: MTVIRHFQEQDWASVWPLLQSTFASGDTYAYAPDATEAAIRTAWIELPLATYVACADDGTLLGTYTLKPNQPGLGGHVSNCGYVVAPAARGQGLASAMCEHSQAEARRLGFRAMQFNLVVSTNEGAVRLWQKLGFRIVGTLPGAFQHQRHGDVDAYVMFKSLVA; this comes from the coding sequence ATGACCGTCATCCGCCATTTCCAAGAACAAGACTGGGCCAGCGTCTGGCCCCTGCTGCAATCGACCTTTGCCAGCGGTGACACCTACGCCTACGCACCCGACGCCACCGAGGCCGCCATCCGCACCGCCTGGATCGAACTGCCCCTGGCCACCTACGTGGCCTGCGCAGACGACGGCACGCTGCTGGGCACCTACACCCTCAAGCCCAACCAGCCCGGCCTGGGCGGGCATGTCAGCAACTGCGGCTACGTGGTGGCGCCTGCGGCGCGGGGGCAGGGGTTGGCCTCGGCCATGTGCGAGCACTCGCAGGCCGAGGCGCGGCGCCTGGGCTTTCGGGCCATGCAGTTCAACCTGGTGGTGTCCACCAACGAGGGCGCGGTGCGGCTCTGGCAGAAGCTGGGTTTTCGCATCGTCGGCACGCTGCCGGGGGCGTTCCAGCACCAGCGGCATGGCGATGTTGATGCTTACGTCATGTTCAAGTCGCTGGTAGCCTGA
- a CDS encoding LysE family translocator gives MSVELWLAFVAASAVLLIIPGPTILTVISYSMAHGRRANVPLVAAVALGDSTALVVSLLGLGALLATSAFWFTAVKWAGGLYLLYLGAKMLRAGVSAAELAAPAVPGSRWRLFANTYLVTALNPKGIVFFVAFLPQFIQPGAAVTPQLWVLAATFVTMATLNATLYAVFAGSARRLLASPRAQRGFNLGGGSLLSVAGIWALLARRAV, from the coding sequence ATGTCCGTTGAACTCTGGCTTGCCTTTGTCGCCGCATCCGCGGTGCTGCTGATCATTCCCGGCCCGACCATCCTGACCGTCATCAGCTATTCGATGGCGCATGGCCGGCGCGCCAATGTGCCGCTGGTGGCGGCGGTGGCCTTGGGTGATTCGACCGCACTGGTGGTGTCGCTGCTGGGCCTGGGCGCGTTGCTGGCCACTTCGGCCTTCTGGTTCACGGCGGTGAAGTGGGCGGGCGGCCTGTACCTGCTGTACCTGGGCGCGAAGATGCTGCGCGCGGGCGTGTCCGCGGCCGAGCTGGCTGCACCGGCGGTGCCGGGCTCGCGCTGGCGGCTGTTTGCCAACACCTATCTGGTGACCGCGCTCAACCCCAAGGGCATCGTGTTCTTCGTGGCCTTTTTGCCGCAGTTCATCCAGCCTGGTGCAGCCGTCACGCCGCAGCTCTGGGTGCTGGCCGCCACCTTCGTCACCATGGCCACGCTCAACGCCACGCTGTATGCGGTGTTTGCCGGCTCGGCGCGCCGGCTGCTGGCCTCGCCGCGTGCGCAGCGCGGCTTCAACCTGGGCGGCGGCTCGCTGCTGTCGGTGGCGGGTATCTGGGCGCTGCTGGCTCGGCGCGCGGTGTAG
- a CDS encoding LysR family transcriptional regulator — METRHMRYLVAVADSGSLTQAAERLGVAQPALTQSLNRLEAELGVRLFERSRRGAALTDAGRAVIDDVRASLALAESATLRAQAIAGGKAGRLHIGFVTHAVYDVLPEALRLLRSEFPGVEVVLSEMSNADQLEALAKGTLDLAMLHTPVPLAGRAREKLVRRERLMAVLPAGYPLGPDGRAGLADLAALGLIWFPERQLPALRAGIVGAIRRAGHTPRIVQEANRSLTVLSCVAAGLGASLLPQSAAVLQRQGVQFAELRDGEGLPHFELSVLWLAGSRPTLAGQLAARL; from the coding sequence ATGGAAACGCGCCACATGCGCTACCTGGTCGCGGTGGCCGACAGCGGCAGCCTGACGCAGGCGGCCGAGCGCCTGGGCGTGGCGCAGCCGGCGCTCACGCAAAGCCTGAACCGGCTGGAGGCCGAGCTGGGCGTGCGCCTGTTCGAGCGCTCACGGCGCGGGGCGGCGCTGACCGACGCGGGCCGCGCCGTGATCGACGACGTGCGGGCCAGCCTGGCGTTGGCCGAGTCCGCCACCCTGCGCGCGCAGGCGATCGCGGGCGGCAAGGCCGGGCGCTTGCACATCGGCTTTGTCACGCATGCGGTCTATGACGTGCTGCCCGAGGCGCTGCGGCTGCTGCGCAGCGAGTTCCCCGGCGTCGAGGTGGTGCTGAGCGAGATGAGCAACGCCGACCAGCTAGAAGCCCTGGCCAAGGGCACGCTCGACCTGGCGATGCTGCACACGCCGGTGCCGCTGGCCGGCCGTGCGCGCGAAAAGCTGGTGCGGCGCGAGCGGCTGATGGCGGTGCTGCCGGCGGGTTATCCGCTGGGGCCCGATGGCCGCGCCGGGCTGGCCGACCTGGCGGCGCTGGGCCTGATCTGGTTTCCCGAGCGCCAGTTGCCGGCGCTGCGCGCAGGCATCGTCGGCGCCATCCGCCGTGCCGGCCACACGCCGCGCATCGTGCAAGAGGCGAATCGCTCGCTCACCGTGCTGTCCTGCGTGGCCGCAGGGCTGGGCGCCTCGCTGCTGCCGCAGTCGGCGGCGGTGCTGCAGCGCCAGGGCGTGCAGTTTGCCGAGCTGCGCGACGGCGAAGGCCTGCCGCATTTCGAGCTGAGCGTGCTGTGGCTGGCCGGCTCGCGCCCCACGCTGGCAGGGCAGCTTGCGGCGCGGTTGTAG
- a CDS encoding tripartite tricarboxylate transporter substrate binding protein has translation MPFQRSIHALAATAALAFALGGTALPVAAQAPATFPTKAVRLVVTYPPGGTVDAVARILAPKLSQRWGQPVIVDNRAGAGGLIGANAVLAAPADGYTLLFDASNHAQNPALKKHMPFDTLRDLAPVSLLVKVPNLIVVNPQFEAKTVKDIIALAKAAPGRLNYASAGNGSAQHLAGELFAVMTGTQMTHVSYKGGGPAMVDVMAGQVPLFFASMASALPYVKGGKLVAVAVSSQRRSPVLPDVPTVAEAGVPGYEMYEWNAVLAPAATPPAIVAQISKDIAAVLADREVNARLIALGAEVIGSTPAEMDKFRRAEIAKWSKLAQQANIQLD, from the coding sequence ATGCCATTCCAACGATCCATCCACGCGCTGGCGGCCACCGCCGCGCTGGCATTTGCCCTGGGCGGCACCGCCCTGCCCGTTGCAGCCCAGGCGCCCGCGACCTTCCCGACCAAGGCCGTGCGCCTGGTGGTGACCTACCCGCCTGGCGGCACGGTCGATGCGGTGGCGCGCATCCTGGCGCCCAAGCTGTCGCAGCGCTGGGGCCAGCCGGTGATCGTGGACAACCGCGCCGGCGCCGGTGGCCTGATCGGTGCCAATGCGGTGCTGGCGGCCCCGGCCGACGGCTACACGCTGCTGTTCGATGCCTCCAACCACGCACAGAACCCGGCGCTGAAGAAGCACATGCCCTTCGACACGCTGCGCGATCTGGCGCCGGTGTCGCTGCTGGTGAAGGTGCCCAACCTGATCGTGGTGAACCCGCAGTTCGAGGCCAAGACGGTCAAGGACATCATTGCGCTCGCCAAGGCCGCGCCGGGGCGCCTCAACTACGCATCGGCCGGCAATGGCTCTGCGCAGCATCTGGCGGGCGAACTGTTCGCCGTGATGACCGGCACGCAGATGACCCACGTGTCTTACAAGGGTGGCGGCCCGGCCATGGTGGATGTGATGGCCGGGCAGGTGCCGCTGTTCTTTGCCAGCATGGCCTCGGCCCTGCCCTACGTGAAGGGTGGCAAGCTGGTCGCGGTGGCGGTGTCCAGCCAGCGCCGCTCGCCGGTGCTGCCCGACGTGCCCACCGTGGCCGAGGCCGGCGTGCCGGGCTACGAGATGTACGAGTGGAATGCCGTGCTGGCGCCTGCCGCCACGCCGCCGGCCATCGTGGCCCAGATATCGAAAGACATCGCCGCCGTGCTGGCCGACCGCGAAGTCAACGCCCGCCTGATCGCGCTGGGCGCCGAGGTGATCGGCTCCACGCCGGCAGAGATGGACAAGTTCCGCCGGGCCGAGATCGCCAAGTGGAGCAAGCTGGCGCAGCAGGCCAATATCCAACTGGATTGA
- a CDS encoding amidohydrolase family protein, whose product MPSARAMPQAHITAIDSHAHVFIRGLPLAAQRRHAPDYDALLADYLAHLDRHGISHGVLVQPSFLGTDNHYFLDAIRQHPQRLRGVAMVAPEAGEDLLAALHAQGVVGIRLNLVGLALPDFAAAHWQTLFARVRALGWHVELHRDAQDLPAILDALLPSGCALVVDHFGRPDPLRGADDPAFAALLRAAGSGRVWVKLSAAYRHTRSGRLPLAERSAALALQDAPQVRATAAALLRAFGPERLLWGSDWPHTQHQDLTDFAHSRALLDDWVPNAAQRQAILVDTPAALFRFR is encoded by the coding sequence ATGCCTAGCGCACGCGCCATGCCCCAGGCCCACATCACGGCCATCGACAGCCACGCACACGTGTTCATACGCGGCCTGCCGCTGGCCGCGCAGCGCCGCCACGCACCCGACTACGACGCGCTGCTGGCCGACTACCTGGCCCATCTTGACCGCCACGGCATCTCGCACGGCGTGCTGGTGCAGCCCAGCTTTCTGGGCACCGACAACCATTACTTTCTTGACGCCATCCGCCAGCACCCGCAGCGCCTGCGTGGCGTGGCCATGGTGGCGCCCGAGGCCGGCGAAGACCTGCTTGCGGCGCTTCATGCCCAGGGCGTGGTCGGCATCCGGCTGAACCTGGTCGGGCTGGCGCTGCCGGACTTTGCCGCGGCCCACTGGCAGACGTTGTTCGCCCGGGTCCGCGCGCTCGGCTGGCATGTGGAGCTGCACCGCGACGCGCAAGACCTGCCCGCCATTCTGGATGCCTTGCTGCCCAGCGGCTGCGCGCTGGTGGTCGACCACTTTGGCCGGCCCGACCCGTTGCGCGGCGCGGACGACCCGGCCTTTGCCGCCCTGTTGCGCGCGGCCGGCAGCGGGCGCGTGTGGGTCAAGCTGTCTGCCGCCTACCGCCACACCCGCAGCGGCCGCCTGCCGCTGGCAGAGCGCAGCGCCGCGCTCGCCTTGCAGGACGCCCCCCAGGTGCGCGCCACTGCCGCCGCGCTGCTGCGTGCCTTCGGCCCCGAGCGGCTGCTGTGGGGCAGCGACTGGCCGCACACCCAGCACCAGGACCTGACCGATTTCGCCCACAGCCGCGCGCTGCTGGACGACTGGGTGCCCAACGCGGCGCAGCGCCAGGCCATCTTGGTGGACACACCGGCCGCGCTGTTCCGCTTTCGCTAG
- a CDS encoding cation:proton antiporter has translation MASSPLLLQLFVILVTARACGLLLRYVGQPAVIGEMAAGLVLGPIVFGALFPALHAQLFAPGSLGGLSSLSTLGLVLFAFIVGVEMRAPDGVRAQVRAAGMVGLLSVLVPVVLGLAASPLLYPTLAPRGVGFWPFALFMAAAMSITAFPVMARILKDRQMTHTRLGQLALSSAAIADVFAWVLLALVVALTGSGDGYRGFLLTAGGSLGLAALVFLVLKPLYAGLLRRHAPEGKPSPMVLAALMAGLLACAAATEWLHLHAVFGAFLFGACLPRDERLLRALTERLEPVALVVLMPIFFALAGLGTTRDAFVGAGIGAMALILAVAVIGKLVGGAVGARLAGFGWRDSLATGTLMNARGLMELIVMKVGLDAGLIGPELFTMLLVMALATTVMTAPLITLLTGRAPRAAAAPQAAR, from the coding sequence ATGGCCTCTTCACCGCTTCTTCTGCAGCTGTTCGTCATCCTGGTGACGGCCCGTGCCTGCGGGCTGCTGCTGCGCTACGTGGGGCAGCCGGCAGTCATCGGCGAGATGGCAGCCGGGCTGGTGCTGGGGCCGATCGTGTTCGGGGCGCTGTTCCCTGCGCTGCATGCGCAGCTTTTTGCGCCGGGCTCGCTGGGCGGTTTGTCATCCCTGTCGACGCTGGGGCTGGTGCTGTTTGCCTTCATCGTCGGGGTGGAGATGCGGGCGCCGGACGGCGTGCGGGCACAGGTCCGGGCGGCCGGGATGGTGGGGTTGTTGAGCGTGCTGGTGCCGGTGGTGCTGGGCCTGGCGGCGTCGCCGCTGCTCTACCCCACGCTGGCGCCGCGCGGCGTGGGCTTCTGGCCGTTTGCGCTGTTCATGGCGGCGGCGATGTCGATCACGGCTTTTCCCGTGATGGCGCGCATCCTGAAAGACCGCCAGATGACGCACACCCGGCTTGGCCAGTTGGCGCTGAGCTCGGCCGCCATCGCCGATGTGTTTGCCTGGGTGTTGCTGGCGCTGGTGGTGGCCCTGACCGGCTCGGGCGATGGCTATCGCGGTTTTCTGCTGACGGCCGGCGGATCGCTGGGCTTGGCGGCCCTGGTCTTTCTGGTGCTCAAGCCCCTCTACGCCGGCCTGCTGCGGCGCCATGCGCCAGAGGGAAAACCTTCACCGATGGTGCTGGCGGCCCTGATGGCGGGCTTGCTGGCCTGCGCCGCCGCGACCGAATGGCTGCACCTGCATGCGGTGTTTGGCGCCTTCCTGTTCGGCGCCTGCCTGCCGCGCGACGAGCGCTTGCTGCGGGCATTGACCGAGCGGCTGGAGCCGGTGGCCCTGGTAGTGCTGATGCCGATCTTCTTTGCCCTGGCGGGGCTGGGCACCACGCGTGACGCCTTTGTCGGCGCGGGCATTGGGGCCATGGCGCTGATCCTGGCGGTGGCGGTGATTGGCAAGCTGGTTGGCGGCGCAGTGGGCGCCCGCCTGGCGGGCTTTGGCTGGCGCGACAGCCTGGCGACCGGCACGCTGATGAATGCGCGCGGCCTGATGGAGCTGATCGTGATGAAGGTCGGGCTGGACGCGGGGCTGATCGGCCCAGAACTTTTCACCATGCTGCTGGTGATGGCGCTGGCCACCACTGTGATGACCGCGCCGCTGATCACACTGCTCACCGGCCGGGCGCCGCGCGCGGCGGCGGCCCCGCAAGCGGCGCGCTAG
- the lysM gene encoding peptidoglycan-binding protein LysM yields the protein MGLISFIKDAGEKLFGGSSAAAATPAASSEDLNAKAGAAIRTYIETQNLGLTNLAVAYDGGSGKVTITGGAPTQAASEKASLAAGNVSSVTQVDNQLVVAAAADASQYHDVVRGDTLSAIAKQYYGDANKYPKIFEANKPMLSDPNKIYPGQKLRIPPLAG from the coding sequence ATGGGTCTCATCAGCTTCATCAAGGACGCGGGCGAAAAACTCTTCGGCGGCAGCAGCGCCGCCGCCGCCACACCGGCGGCCTCGTCCGAGGATCTCAACGCCAAGGCCGGCGCCGCCATTCGCACCTATATCGAGACGCAGAACCTTGGCCTCACCAACCTGGCCGTCGCCTACGACGGCGGCTCCGGCAAGGTGACGATCACGGGCGGCGCGCCCACCCAGGCCGCCAGCGAAAAGGCCAGCCTGGCCGCCGGCAACGTCAGCAGCGTGACCCAGGTCGACAACCAACTGGTCGTGGCCGCCGCCGCCGATGCCTCGCAGTACCACGACGTGGTGCGCGGCGACACGCTCTCGGCCATTGCCAAGCAGTACTACGGCGACGCCAACAAGTACCCCAAGATCTTCGAGGCCAACAAGCCCATGCTGAGCGACCCGAACAAGATCTACCCGGGCCAGAAGCTGCGCATTCCGCCGCTGGCTGGCTAA
- a CDS encoding Na+/H+ antiporter, with amino-acid sequence MSFLLTTLALLALVAGAGTVSRFLPRVPLPLLQMALGAACGWPAAGLHVALDPQLFMLLFIPPMLFADGWQIPKRELGAQFALVLLLSVGLVLGTVLVVGYAIAWMVPSMPLSVAFLLAAVLSPTDAVAVSALVQRQRMPARLQHILEGESLMNDASALVAVKFAILAALTQRFSLAHATLDFVWMAAGGVAVGVLCSLALDRLQLWMLHGRESRVEMPGVLLFLLMPFPPYLLAEHYGLSGVLAAVAAGITASLLAVRRSRFNASHVQSQATWGVLRYTFDGLVFLLLGLQLPRIVQALPQQLNLLDSPFSPYALQLWGTGLAIAALLLVLRFAGFFVGGQLKRRVPWLRRRTSPEPLTLALAGAGAVGGIRGAITLAAVLSVPLTLPGGTAFPLRGLLVFLAALVIVLSMVVAALALPPLLRRVAASAQREAGHGAGRERLWARRRASRAALRSIAAAALRAETVGRLAPRGTHAAQEPADAASHAAVCARIDHSYRHRLQRDGSNVQARSASHQTLELERLLRLQALQAERDELLRLRLRHRINDDTLRSLAHELDLVEAVLRHEMQ; translated from the coding sequence ATGTCTTTTCTGCTGACCACCCTTGCCCTGCTGGCCCTTGTGGCGGGCGCCGGAACGGTGTCGCGCTTTCTGCCGCGCGTGCCTTTGCCGCTGCTGCAGATGGCGCTGGGCGCGGCCTGCGGCTGGCCGGCCGCGGGCCTGCATGTGGCGCTGGACCCGCAGCTGTTCATGCTGTTGTTCATCCCGCCCATGCTGTTTGCCGATGGCTGGCAGATCCCAAAGCGCGAGCTGGGCGCGCAGTTTGCGCTGGTGCTGTTGTTGTCGGTGGGCCTGGTGCTGGGCACGGTGCTGGTGGTGGGTTATGCGATTGCCTGGATGGTCCCGAGCATGCCGCTGTCGGTGGCATTTTTGTTGGCGGCGGTGCTGTCGCCCACCGACGCGGTGGCGGTGTCGGCCCTGGTGCAGCGCCAGCGCATGCCGGCACGGCTGCAGCACATCCTGGAGGGCGAATCGCTGATGAACGACGCATCGGCGCTGGTGGCGGTGAAGTTCGCCATCCTGGCCGCGCTCACCCAGCGCTTTTCCCTGGCCCACGCCACGCTGGACTTTGTCTGGATGGCCGCCGGCGGCGTGGCGGTGGGCGTGCTGTGCAGCCTGGCGTTGGACCGGCTGCAGCTGTGGATGCTGCATGGGCGCGAGAGCCGCGTCGAGATGCCGGGCGTGCTGCTGTTTCTGCTGATGCCCTTCCCGCCCTATTTGCTGGCCGAGCACTACGGCCTGTCGGGTGTGCTGGCGGCCGTGGCTGCGGGCATCACCGCCAGCCTGCTGGCGGTGCGGCGCAGCCGCTTCAATGCCAGCCATGTGCAGTCGCAGGCCACCTGGGGCGTGCTGCGCTACACCTTCGACGGGCTGGTGTTCCTGCTGCTGGGCCTGCAGTTGCCGCGCATCGTGCAGGCGCTGCCGCAGCAGCTCAACCTGCTCGATTCACCCTTCAGCCCGTACGCGCTGCAGTTGTGGGGCACGGGCCTGGCGATTGCGGCGCTGCTGCTGGTGCTGCGCTTTGCCGGCTTCTTCGTGGGTGGCCAGCTCAAGCGCCGCGTGCCCTGGCTGCGCCGGCGGACCTCGCCCGAGCCCTTGACGCTGGCCCTGGCCGGCGCCGGCGCGGTCGGCGGCATTCGCGGCGCCATCACCCTGGCGGCGGTGCTGAGCGTGCCGCTGACGTTGCCGGGCGGCACGGCCTTCCCGTTGCGCGGCCTGCTGGTGTTTCTGGCGGCGCTGGTGATTGTGCTGAGCATGGTGGTGGCGGCGCTGGCCTTGCCGCCGCTGCTGCGCCGCGTGGCGGCGTCGGCGCAGCGCGAGGCCGGCCACGGCGCCGGCCGCGAACGGCTATGGGCGCGCCGCCGGGCCTCGCGCGCGGCCCTGCGCAGCATCGCCGCCGCCGCATTGCGGGCCGAAACCGTGGGCCGTCTGGCACCGCGCGGCACGCACGCGGCGCAAGAGCCGGCCGACGCGGCATCGCACGCCGCGGTGTGCGCCCGCATAGACCACAGCTACCGGCACCGCCTGCAGCGTGACGGTTCGAATGTGCAGGCGCGTTCGGCCTCGCACCAGACGCTGGAGCTGGAGCGCCTGCTGCGGCTGCAGGCCTTGCAGGCCGAGCGCGACGAGCTGCTGCGCCTGCGCCTGCGGCACCGCATCAACGACGACACGCTGCGCTCGCTGGCGCATGAGCTGGATCTGGTCGAGGCGGTGCTGCGGCACGAGATGCAGTAG
- a CDS encoding serine/threonine protein kinase, whose protein sequence is MHSDSGANARHPFETLGPDTVLDALASVGLHGDGRLMALSSYENRVYQVRLEDGQVVVAKFYRPARWSDAQIAEEHSFAAELAAAEVPMVAPLVLDGATLHHHAGFAFSVSPSRGGRAPELDDFEVLEWIGRFLARLHTVGAAQPFAQRPALDLQSFGLDSRDWLLGHKMVPLDVQGDWQRACTVALDLIAASPLSARAKATFPSDKPAEDGAPRLLRLHGDCHPGNILWTPTELPGGGPHFVDLDDARTGPAVQDLWMLLSGDRRQRTLQLSALLDGYEQVRDFDRRELALIEPLRTLRLIHYSAWLARRWDDPIFPANFPWFGSSDYWRGQVQMLEEQAEAMQEAPLSA, encoded by the coding sequence ATGCATTCAGATTCAGGCGCCAACGCGCGCCACCCTTTCGAAACCCTGGGCCCGGACACCGTGCTGGACGCCCTGGCCAGCGTCGGCCTGCACGGCGACGGCCGGCTGATGGCCCTTTCCTCCTATGAGAACCGCGTCTACCAGGTGCGCCTGGAAGACGGCCAGGTGGTGGTCGCCAAGTTCTACCGCCCGGCCCGCTGGAGCGACGCCCAGATTGCCGAAGAGCACAGCTTTGCCGCCGAGCTGGCCGCGGCCGAGGTGCCCATGGTGGCGCCGCTGGTGCTGGACGGCGCCACGCTGCACCACCACGCCGGCTTTGCCTTCAGCGTGAGCCCGAGCCGCGGCGGCCGCGCGCCCGAGCTGGATGATTTCGAGGTGCTGGAATGGATAGGCCGCTTTCTTGCGCGCCTGCACACCGTGGGCGCCGCGCAGCCCTTTGCGCAGCGGCCGGCGCTCGACCTGCAGAGCTTTGGCCTTGATTCGCGCGACTGGCTGCTGGGGCACAAGATGGTGCCGCTGGACGTGCAGGGCGATTGGCAGCGCGCCTGCACGGTCGCTCTTGATTTAATAGCTGCAAGCCCCCTATCAGCAAGGGCTAAAGCCACTTTTCCCTCAGATAAACCGGCAGAAGACGGCGCGCCACGCCTGCTGCGCCTGCACGGCGACTGCCACCCCGGCAACATCCTCTGGACGCCGACCGAGCTGCCCGGCGGCGGCCCGCACTTTGTCGACCTGGACGACGCCCGCACCGGCCCGGCCGTGCAGGACCTGTGGATGCTGCTGTCGGGCGACCGGCGCCAGCGCACCCTGCAGCTGTCGGCCCTGCTCGACGGCTACGAGCAGGTGCGCGACTTCGACCGGCGCGAGCTGGCGCTGATCGAGCCGCTGCGCACGCTGCGCCTGATCCACTACAGCGCCTGGCTGGCGCGGCGCTGGGACGACCCGATCTTCCCCGCCAACTTCCCCTGGTTTGGCAGCAGCGACTACTGGCGCGGCCAGGTGCAGATGCTGGAGGAACAGGCGGAAGCGATGCAAGAGGCCCCACTTTCAGCGTGA
- a CDS encoding organic hydroperoxide resistance protein, whose amino-acid sequence MTKPLDKVLYTAEAHTTGGRDGGAGKSSDGALDVKLNPPGSGKPGTNPEQLFAVGYSACFIGALKAVAGKVGVKVPEDVAVDASVSLGPTDGGAAYGIAVKLAISLPGLDDEQKKKLVDAAHQVCPYSNATRGNIEVDLSIA is encoded by the coding sequence ATGACCAAGCCTCTCGACAAAGTCCTCTACACCGCAGAAGCCCACACCACCGGCGGCCGCGACGGCGGCGCTGGCAAGAGCAGCGACGGCGCGCTCGACGTCAAGCTGAACCCACCCGGCTCCGGCAAGCCCGGCACCAACCCCGAGCAGCTGTTTGCCGTGGGCTACTCCGCCTGCTTCATCGGCGCGCTGAAGGCCGTGGCCGGCAAGGTCGGCGTCAAGGTGCCGGAAGACGTGGCCGTGGACGCCAGCGTTTCGCTTGGCCCGACGGATGGCGGCGCAGCCTACGGCATCGCCGTCAAGCTGGCCATCAGCCTGCCGGGCCTGGACGATGAGCAGAAGAAGAAGCTGGTGGACGCTGCGCACCAAGTCTGCCCCTACTCCAACGCCACGCGCGGCAATATCGAGGTGGACCTGAGCATCGCCTGA
- a CDS encoding MarR family transcriptional regulator: MPTTTTTTDELLRLDHQLCFAVYSASLAMTKLYKPQLDKLGLTYPQYLVMLALWEEDGVTVSALGARLSLDSGTLTPLLKRMETAGLLARLRDASDERRVLVSLSPAGRRLKARARAVPECLLQASQCSLPDLQALTQQLQALRDQLRNAS; the protein is encoded by the coding sequence ATGCCCACGACGACCACGACCACCGACGAGCTGTTGCGGCTGGACCACCAGTTGTGCTTTGCCGTCTATTCCGCGTCGCTGGCCATGACCAAGCTCTACAAGCCGCAGCTCGACAAGCTGGGCCTGACCTACCCGCAGTACCTGGTGATGCTGGCACTGTGGGAAGAAGATGGCGTGACAGTGTCGGCGCTGGGCGCGCGGCTGTCGCTGGACTCCGGCACGCTCACGCCGCTGCTCAAGCGCATGGAGACGGCGGGCCTGCTGGCCCGCCTGCGCGACGCCAGCGACGAGCGCCGCGTGCTGGTCAGCCTGAGCCCCGCCGGCCGCCGCCTGAAGGCCCGCGCCCGCGCCGTGCCGGAATGCCTGCTGCAGGCCAGCCAGTGCTCGCTGCCCGATCTGCAGGCACTCACCCAACAACTGCAGGCGCTGCGCGACCAGTTGCGCAACGCCAGTTGA